A window from Theobroma cacao cultivar B97-61/B2 chromosome 3, Criollo_cocoa_genome_V2, whole genome shotgun sequence encodes these proteins:
- the LOC18606079 gene encoding beta-amyrin 11-oxidase, with protein MGLEILLWSIVAVLAGTYVFLFGFLRKLNEWYCVSRLGKKQNPLPPGDMGWPFIGNMWSFLRAFKSQDPDSFINNLIKRHGRTSIYKTHLFGSPSVIVCSPELCRKVLTDDEHFLFGYPSSATQLGGKKSLYGISNSEHRRLRRLTTDPINGHEALALYIGHIEDIVITSLEDLAGMNRPIKFFNEMKRIGFKVIAQIFLGSTQESVLSSMVKYYTELFPGVLSIPINLPGFAFHKALKARKKLVKTIQAELDVRRAQKTMVPNRKKGMMDLLMEVKNENGEKLEDEHIIDLLLLILFAGHETTAHTAMWAIIHLHDHPEMLQKAKEEQEAIIKRRSSSQKGLTLTEIKQMEYLPKVIDESLRRSNFAFSIFRKVEADVNINGYTIPNGWKVLVWHRAIHMDPNIYSNPKEFLPSRWENHRFKARSFIPFGAGSRTCPGADLGKLEISIFLHYFLLNYKLEEVNPRGPINYLPLPRPADNCLARIIKLP; from the exons TAGGAAATTAAATGAATGGTACTGTGTCAGTAGGCTGGGGAAGAAGCAAAACCCTCTGCCTCCAGGTGATATGGGATGGCCCTTCATCGGAAACATGTGGTCCTTCCTCAGAGCTTTCAAGTCCCAAGACCCTGATTCCTTCATCAACAACTTGATTAAAAG GCATGGAAGAACAAGCATTTATAAGACCCATCTGTTTGGGAGTCCGAGCGTCATAGTTTGCAGTCCGGAGTTATGCAGGAAGGTATTGACAGATGATGAACACTTTTTGTTTGGCTACCCTTCATCGGCAACACAATTAGGAGGAAAAAAATCGCTGTACGGTATTTCAAATTCAGAGCACAGGCGTTTGCGTAGGCTAACAACGGATCCTATCAATGGCCATGAAGCACTAGCTTTGTATATAGGGCATATTGAAGACATTGTGATCACTTCATTGGAAGATCTGGCTGGCATGAACCGCCCTATCAAGTTCTTCAATGAGATGAAGAGGATTGGTTTCAAGGTTATTGCACAAATTTTCCTTGGTTCCACTCAGGAATCGGTTCTTTCGTCAATGGTGAAGTATTACACAGAGTTGTTCCCTGGCGTTCTTTCTATACCCATTAATCTCCCTGGTTTTGCATTCCATAAAGCACTCAAG GCACGAAAGAAGCTGGTAAAGACAATTCAAGCCGAATTAGATGTAAGAAGAGCGCAGaaaactatggtaccaaacaGGAAGAAAGGGATGATGGACTTACTTATGGAAGTTAAAAACGAGAATGGTGAAAAATTGGAGGATGAGCATATCATTGATTTATTGTTGCTGATCTTGTTCGCGGGTCATGAAACCACAGCACACACCGCAATGTGGGCAATCATCCACCTCCATGACCACCCAGAAATGTTGCAAAAAGCCAAG GAAGAGCAAGAGGCTATAATAAAGAGAAGGTCATCCTCACAGAAAGGTCTGACCCTCACCGAAATCAAACAAATGGAATATCTACCTAAG GTTATTGATGAGTCTTTGCGAAGAAGCAATTTTGCGTTCTCAATTTTTCGGAAGGTAGAAGCTGATGTTAACATTAATG GTTATACCATACCAAACGGATGGAAAGTTTTGGTTTGGCATAGGGCCATTCACATGGATCCTAATATTTATTCAAACCCAAAAGAATTCCTTCCTTCAAGATGGGAG AACCATAGATTCAAAGCAAGGTCTTTCATTCCCTTTGGAGCGGGAAGTAGGACCTGCCCTGGAGCTGATCTAGGCAAACTTGAGATCTCCATTTTCCTTCATTATTTCCTCCTTAACTACAA GCTTGAAGAGGTAAACCCGAGGGGTCCAATTAATTACCTACCCTTGCCACGCCCAGCAGACAACTGTCTTGCAAGAATCATTAAGCTCCCGTGA